Proteins from one Coregonus clupeaformis isolate EN_2021a unplaced genomic scaffold, ASM2061545v1 scaf0093, whole genome shotgun sequence genomic window:
- the LOC121570695 gene encoding uncharacterized protein LOC121570695 → MSENRHVTVGFGQGSKVDSVLMGSRMTHIREAPAGQRDPGKPQSLGPRNRRLMHQSTLSLGHPQASGTSYTTTHTQSYCGWAADGQPLVFFPRDPAYPSQHASQLDLSHTSTSQSQTHSRDIHGPKDIIPFNVLHRLGQSNWSRNREGVAMREVTNPKEPTPYWTTYRSEHRGPSPFPSPHSPTGRPTLWHQHDILTGEARNPAGPGKARRQSGERVLWAARRWETDCCALRLN, encoded by the exons ATGTCTGAGAACCGGCATGTGACAGTAGGCTTCGGCCAGGGTAGTAAGGTCGACAGTGTGCTCATGGGCAGCCGGATGACCCACATCCGAGAGGCCCCGGCTGGGCAGCGGGATCCAGGCAAGCCCCAGTCTTTAGGCCCGAGGAATCGGCGCCTGATGCACCAGAGCACCCTGTCACTAGGGCACCCACAGGCATCTGGGACCAgctacaccaccacacacactcag AGTTACTGTGGGTGGGCAGCCGACGGCCAACCGCTGGTCTTCTTTCCCCGAGATCCCGCCTACCCCTCCCAGCACGCCAGTCAGCTGGACCTGAGTCACACATCCACCAGCCAATcacagacacacagcagagacatcCATGGCCCCAAAGACATCATCCCG TTCAATGTTCTTCATAGGCTGGGTCAGAGTAACTGGTCTCGTAATCGCGAGGGTGTGGCCATGAGAGAGGTGACCAATCCCAAGGAGCCCACCCCCTACTGGACGACCTATCGCAGTGAGCACAGGGGTCCTAGCCCCTTCCCCTCACCACACAGCCCCACTGGTAGACCCACACTGTGGCATCAACATGATATACTGACAG GTGAGGCCAGGAATCCAGCAGGTCCAGGTAAAGCTAGGAGACAGTCTGGAGAGAGAGTCCTGTGGGCTGCGCGACGCTGGGAGACGGACTGCTGTGCCCTCCGACTCAACTAA